In Temnothorax longispinosus isolate EJ_2023e chromosome 10, Tlon_JGU_v1, whole genome shotgun sequence, a single window of DNA contains:
- the LOC139820625 gene encoding mitochondrial pyruvate carrier 1-like, with protein sequence MSKRMTKSLLTKETRDYFLSTHFWGPVFNWMIPIATISDTRKHPKIISGKMTLALTLYSLVFMRFAWKVQPRNLLLLACHITNAGAQLTQGYRFLDYHYGQQKELEQSK encoded by the exons ATGTCTAAGCGAATGACGAAATCTCTGCTAACTAAAGAAACcagagattattttttaag CACACACTTCTGGGGTCCAGTATTCAACTGGATGATACCTATAGCGACCATATCCGACACGCGAAAGCATCCGAAAATCATTAGCGGCAAAATGACTTTAG CCTTGACCCTGTATTCCCTGGTGTTCATGCGGTTCGCTTGGAAAGTACAACCGCGAAATTTGTTGCTGTTAGCATGCCACATCACAAATGCCGGGGCCCAACTCACGCAAGGTTACAGATTCCTCGATTATCACTACGGCCAGCAGAAAGAACTCGAACAGAGTAAGTGA
- the LOC139820623 gene encoding BOS complex subunit TMEM147 isoform X1, protein MTLYHFGNCLALVYVPYYLTYKYSGLSEYGAFWKCIQAGGIYIFTQLVKMLALATFFPTADNVGEESFDVFGKNKFQEFLKSSIDLADLVGILLVLNSIPGKGHAKVLTAGIGWAGAEVLLTRFLLLWVGARGAEFDWKYIQKSLESNINLVQHITTATLVWLWSRHDLKRGLVPIVIGMLVLTVYRPLMLDFLSLFLLAGPWSALIIKAITTFFIGATTLHIYAGLAHSIGIF, encoded by the exons ATGACGCTATATCACTTCGGAAATTGTCTGGCATTGGTATACGTGCCATACTACTTAACTTACAAATATTCCGGCCT GTCGGAGTACGGCGCATTTTGGAAATGTATTCAAGCCGGTGGTATTTACATATTCACGCAGCTCGTAAAAATGCTGGCGCTCGCAACATTTTTTCCAACTGCTGACAATGTGGGAGAAGAAAGTTTTGATGTTTTTGGA aaaaataaatttcaggaatttttaaagTCATCCATTGATCTGGCAGACCTGGTAGGAATTTTGTTGGTACTAAACAGTATACCTGGCAAAGGCCACGCCAAGGTATTAACCGCTGGTATAGGATGGGCAGGAGCTGAAGTGCTGCTTACAAGATTCTTGCTGCTCTGGGTTGGAGCACGTGGCGCCGAGTTTGATtggaaatatattcaaaagaGTCTCGAGTCGAACATCAATTTG GTGCAACACATAACAACCGCAACATTGGTTTGGTTATGGTCCAGACACGATTTAAAACGTGGTTTAGTTCCTATAGTAATTGGTATGCTTGTACTTACAGTGTACAGGCCACTCATGCTAgactttctttcattatttttattagctgGCCCATGGTCGGCACTTATTATTAAGGCGATTACCACCTTTTTCATCGGCGCAACAACGTTGCATATTTACGCAGGTCTCGCGCATTCaattggaattttttaa
- the LOC139820623 gene encoding BOS complex subunit TMEM147 isoform X2, whose protein sequence is MTLYHFGNCLALVYVPYYLTYKYSGLSEYGAFWKCIQAGGIYIFTQLVKMLALATFFPTADNVGEESFDVFGEFLKSSIDLADLVGILLVLNSIPGKGHAKVLTAGIGWAGAEVLLTRFLLLWVGARGAEFDWKYIQKSLESNINLVQHITTATLVWLWSRHDLKRGLVPIVIGMLVLTVYRPLMLDFLSLFLLAGPWSALIIKAITTFFIGATTLHIYAGLAHSIGIF, encoded by the exons ATGACGCTATATCACTTCGGAAATTGTCTGGCATTGGTATACGTGCCATACTACTTAACTTACAAATATTCCGGCCT GTCGGAGTACGGCGCATTTTGGAAATGTATTCAAGCCGGTGGTATTTACATATTCACGCAGCTCGTAAAAATGCTGGCGCTCGCAACATTTTTTCCAACTGCTGACAATGTGGGAGAAGAAAGTTTTGATGTTTTTGGA gaatttttaaagTCATCCATTGATCTGGCAGACCTGGTAGGAATTTTGTTGGTACTAAACAGTATACCTGGCAAAGGCCACGCCAAGGTATTAACCGCTGGTATAGGATGGGCAGGAGCTGAAGTGCTGCTTACAAGATTCTTGCTGCTCTGGGTTGGAGCACGTGGCGCCGAGTTTGATtggaaatatattcaaaagaGTCTCGAGTCGAACATCAATTTG GTGCAACACATAACAACCGCAACATTGGTTTGGTTATGGTCCAGACACGATTTAAAACGTGGTTTAGTTCCTATAGTAATTGGTATGCTTGTACTTACAGTGTACAGGCCACTCATGCTAgactttctttcattatttttattagctgGCCCATGGTCGGCACTTATTATTAAGGCGATTACCACCTTTTTCATCGGCGCAACAACGTTGCATATTTACGCAGGTCTCGCGCATTCaattggaattttttaa